The nucleotide window CCGAAGACCTCCGTGGGCAGCACCCAGGTGGCGGTCAGGAAGTCCGCGACGATCTGAGCATTCACCTCGGCGAGAATCTGCCCGCCCGAAGGAAACTGCTTATTTCCGCCGATGCTGCCGCTGTAATAGTAGACGTCGTCCTGCACGTAGAAGCCGGGGGGCGGGATATAGCCCGCCATGGGGCCGCGGCCGCCAAGCAGGTAGAAGCCGATGCCATTCTCGGCGGCCTCGGCGGGGGCGGGCGCGAGAGACAAGACCGCGAGGCTGGAGAGGCCCGCGGCGAAGGTTGCCGCATGCGCAGACCGCTCTTTTGTCCGCATGGCTTCCTCCCTATTCGTGATACCTGCAGCAAGGCGAACGCATTCCTGACGGTACCCTCAATAGGGCCAGATGTAGTTCAGAATCGCCTGTTGACGCAGTATGACCTGACGGATCACGTGGCTAAGCTTCACGTGTTCGGTATAGATCGCCGCGCTGCCCACGCTGCCGGCCGGCAGGCGGTCCTCCAGCGTCGGGTCGTCGAGCGTCGCGCGTACAACGAACGGCTCGGGCGTCAGGTCCCGGTTCTCGGCGGCGGAACCGGACGGCGCGGTCTGTCCGGGTGCGATGGCCTGGAGCACGCTCTCGACACGACCGGTAAAGACCTGCCCGGGCAGAAGCTTGAAGGTGATCTCCACCTTCTGCCCCGGTTCGATATAGCGTGCATAGTTCTGCGGAACCTGAATGATGGTGACCGCCTCGGTGGTATCGATGAAGGCCATCACCGGAGACACCGCCAGGTTCGACACGCGCGCGCCCTTGCGCAGCGCCAGATTGGTGACATAGCCATCCGCCGGAGCGCGGACGATCGTCTTGTCGAGGTTCCAGCGGGCACCATCGACCTGCGCCCTGAGCCGGTCCACCTCGCTCTGACGCTCTTCGACGTTGAATTCCGGCGCCGCCTGCTTCCGGGCCAGCTCGGTCATCTGGGCAAGGCGGGTCTCGGCGAGCTTCAGCTGCGCTTCCAGCGCGCGCAGCTGGGCTGAGTAGGGCGTGGGATCGATGCGGAACAGGACATCGCCGGCCTTGAGGGACACGTTGGGCGAGACCGTGACCTCGATCACTTCTCCGCTCACGTCGGGAACGATGGAAACGGAGTGCCGCCCGATGATGGCGCCGCCTGTCGGGGCACCCCATCCCATGGGTATGAAGAGCGCGACGTTCAGCAGCACCAGCACGGGGATGGGGGACAGTTTCCAGAGCAGGGTGTTGGGAATGATCTTCAGCCAGATCAGGGTGACGAGGATCGCGATATAGAGGTTCAGCAGCAGGACGATCATTGCGCCGCCTCCTGTTTGCGCTCCGGCCGGGCGGGCACGTCCACATAGGCCCAGATGAGCGCAATGGGCCACAGCACGAAGCCGCAGAGGAGCGTCACCCAGCCGGCGACCGAAACCGCCTCCGCCCAGGGGTGGGAGCGCCGCCGGGCGATGGCGCCAGGCGTCATCCCGAGGATGACGAAGAGCGCCACGGCGGAAGCGATGACGACGACGAGGACGATGATGGCGAAGATATCGATGAAGGCCATGATCCCACTCCCCTGCATCAATGCGCAGGCGCCGACCCTGCATTGAACCTCTGTCAGCAGTTCAAAGCATACACGAGGTTCTCCTCAAAGAAGGTCGATCGATAGCTGGTATCTGTTGCCGACTTTGCGTCCAATGAAGTTAATTGCGGCAGGCCATAGTGTCAGAGTTTTTCGGGAGACCATAGTGGTCAATAATATTTGAATGCCGGTCGCAGGTATGTTGATGCGTATTTCGCAATTTGAGACGGCCCGTTTCATTTTTCGAACGGAGACATGGCCCTCCCGCTTTCGAAGGGCAGGATTGACGGAGGTTGCGTGATCCAGCGTGGTGCCTGCGCAGGACGTTGCAGCGGTACGAACTGACCCGCACTGTCGCCCGTCGCGACGAAAGGCGTTTCGTCTAAGGCCAAGTTGTGCGCCCGAACATCGCCGACTGCCGTTGCCCGATGACTTCAGCGCGGCAACGGGGGAATGTTGACGCCGCCCTTGAAGCCTTGAATTGTCCAGTCATAGACTGCAGTTCCAGTGCGGATGTAGCCGAGGCGGGCAGAGGCAAGGTCAAGTATCTCAATGATGACCCATGTCCACATGGCCGTCAAAACCACGATCAACACGATCGAAGCCTGCTTCTTGAGCCCGAATTGATAGCCAAGACAGCCCATGCTGAGCAATGTCATACCGATGAGGAGCCAGAACAGCTGGGGCGGCAACGTAATATAGTACGCGAATCGCTCACTGGTCCCGGCGTCGAATGTGTCATTCAAGGCGCTCATCAAGGCCGCCGACACCGGGTTTGGCTGTTCACGCACGATGGCCGACAGATGACCCCACATCTGCGACTGAATCGCATTGGAACGTTGGTTGAGTGCGTCTATCGCGGCCGGATCGCGGTTTGCCCTGACGAAGTCGGCGCGCACCTGAACATAGTCTTCGAGCAGGCTTGCAATAGCGTCGCCCCGCGCATTGCCCACGGCCTTGGCCCTGAGCCAGGCCGTGCCAATGGCATTGGCTTCGGTAACACTACCTTGCCGGTGTTCGCTGAACCGGCTGTTGGCAAAGGAAAGGGTGAGGGCCAGGACGAAAGCGAGCAGCCCCAACATTCCGCCCACGATCACTCCGACCGCCTCCGGGTTCGCCTGCCGCGTTGCGCCGCGTCGACCAAGCCAGAATCCGATACCGTGCGCAGCCAGCTGCGCGATAAACAGAATGAGACCGAAGGCGAATACGCTTGTCTCGGCGATCGCGAGAGCCAAACCCATGACGAAGCACCAGATCATGACTGAACATTCAGGAGAAATAGTCGGATTCTATACACTGCGCCAGTCCGTCCAGCCGGACGTCATTTGAAGCTGCGGCCCGACGAAAAGAATCCGCGCTTCAGCTCTTGTGCAGGGAAGGTGCTCATGACGCCGGAGAGCTCACCGCAGCCGCCCACCATGATCCGGGCCGAGCTTTCGCGGACCAGCCTCCCGAACCTCGGCGGCGGGTTGGCGCACCCGAAAACGTCATCACCGATGGCCGAAATCACCACGCTACCGGCGACAGAGATCGACGCAAAATGCGCTTGCACGCATATGCGCATGAGAGTAACTATCTCTCATGCAGTCCGCTCTCACCCTCCTGTCGGCCCTCGCCGAGCCCACCCGCCTCGCGGCGGTCCGCCTCCTTTGGGATGGGCGGGAGCATTGTGTCTGCGAGCTCGTGCGCGTCCTCGGCGTGACCCAATCCCGCATGTCGCGCCATATGGCGGTGCTCAAGCAGGCCGGCGTCGTGGTGGATCGGCGGGATGCCCAATGGGTGCGGTACCGTCGTAATCCCGAATTGCCGGCCGAGCAGGCGGCGATCATCAATGCAGTCCTCATCAGTCTCGACGCGACATCGAACAGGAGAGCCGCATGAGCGCCGACCTGTCATTGACCGGGCGCAAGCCGCCCCGGGAGGCATCTCCCCTCGTCTGGGCGGCGGCAACGGTCGCGGCTATCGCCCTCTGGTTCGTGGTCTACGCCCAGCTCGCGCCGTTCTCCCAATGGTTGGTGGCCCGCCTGCCGGTGGAGCCGGGCAGCCATCTTGCCGAAGCGGTGGCATTCTTCGTCTACGACACGCCCAAGGTGCTGATGCTGCTGACCCTGGTGGTGTTCGCCATGGGCGTGGTGCGCAGCTTCTTCTCGGCCGAGCGCACCCGTGCGCTGCTCGCCGGAAAGCGCGAGGGGCTCGGCAATATCGCGGCCGCTGGCCTCGGCATCGTCACGCCTTTCTGCTCCTGCTCGGCGGTGCCGCTGTTCGTCGGCTTTGTCTCCGCCGGCGTGCCCCTCGGCGTTACGTTTTCCTTCCTCATCGCCGCGCCCATGGTCAATGAGGTGGCGCTGGGTCTGCTGTTCGCGCTCGTGGGCTGGAAGGTGGCGCTCACCTATCTGGCCTTCGGCCTCGCTGTGGCCATCGTCGCCGGCTGGGTCATTGGCCGGCTGCACCTGGAAGGCTGGCTGGAAGACTGGGTGCGCAATGTGCGCGCCGCTCCGGTCGAGCTGCCGCCAAACGGCATGACGCTGGTGGATCGCATCAGGGCGGGCCTCGACGCGGTGCGCGACATCGTCGGCAAGGTCTGGATGTGGATCATCGCCGGCATCGCCGCGGGCGCCTTCATCCACGGCTTCGTGCCGGCGGATCTGCTCGCCTCCATCATGGGGCGGGATGCGTGGTGGTCGGTTCCGGCGGCGGTCCTGTTGGGCATTCCCATGTATTCCAATGCCGCAGGCATCATCCCGGTGGTGGAAGCTCTGCTGGCCAAGGGCGCTGCGCTGGGCACCGTGCTCGCCTTCATGATGGCAGTCATCGCCCTGTCGCTGCCGGAAATGATCATCCTGCGCAAAGTGTTGAGCCTGAAGCTGATCGCCGTGTTCATCGGTGTGGTTGGCGCCGGCATCCTCGCCGTGGGCTTCCTGTTCAACGCGCTGTTTTCCTGAAACAAAAAGGCACAAGCCATGAAGGACGTGAAGGTGCTCGGCCCCGGCTGCTCCCGCTGCGAGGCCACGGCGCAGATGGTGCGGGATGAGGCGGCCAAGCTCGGGCTCGACGTCACGGTGGAAAAGGTCACCGACTATGCGCTGATCGCCGGCTACGGCATCGCCTCGACCCCCGGCATCGTCATCGACGGCAAGGTGGTGCACGCCGGCGGCCTGCCGAAACCGGATGATGTCGCCCGCTGGCTCGCGGCCTGAGCGTCTATACGGTTCGCAGGGCTGCTCCGTCCGCTCTCCCTGCGCGATGATCGGGAGGCATCGCCGCGCAGCGGCCTCAGCAGGACTTTCGCGTCGTGCTGCGGCGACGGCATCCGGCCTCAAGCTCATCGGTCCCCGTAAGCGCCACGGGGCATGGTTTTTGGGTGGTTGACGCTCAAGTCGGACAAGAGGATGCCATTGATGGCGGCCTCGCAGGCCACCCACTCGCCTCCCTCAGTTGAGTGCGACCCGTGAGAAGACCGTCAATTTAGTCTAAGGTATTGATATATTTGGTGGCCCGGCAGGACGGACAATAAGTTGAAATACTGATTATAATTCAATTGTATGGCTCGATATCAATTTGATAGATACCAGCAAAAATACCAGCAAATCACGACGTTGGCCCCTGGATGGCACCTTTCGGGATTTGCCGGGACCAGGCGGGATTGGGTGAGACGCGACCGTTAGGCCGCCTCCCACACCTTTACTGCGAGAGCGGCCTTGTCCTGAGGCGGTAACCGGCCGTAGCGGCTCGCGACCATCTCCGGCGTATCCTGAATCGCATAGCTTGCCTGTTCGTAGGAGCCGGCGGCTATGAACCGCTCATCCACCGAAGGTGAAGGTCGGGAGGCTCGGTCGGGTGATCATCAGCCAGAAAATGCTGGCGACTGCAGTGAACGCTGGAAAGCCGAACGCGAACCAGGTCCAGAACAGACGGTGATAGGCCGCGGGGAGCGGCAAGCCGGTCGAAGATGCAGCTGCCGCGAGGTCGCGCATGCGCATCTGCATCCACACCACCGGCAACCAGAATGCGCCTGTGAGGAGATAGAGCAGGATCGACAGCACGATCCACCCCTCTCCCAGGGAATACCCCGCGTTCCAAGCCAGCAGAGCGCCGCTGATGGGCTGGAGGACGACGGCCGTGGCGGTGAAGATGAAATCCGCGAGCACCACGATGCGCGCCACCGCGGCGATGGTGGCGGCGGAACCCGTGCGGTGGGCGGCGACCATGAAGAAGGCGATGCCGGCCCCCGTCCCCAGAAGGACCGTGGCGCCGAGAATGTGCAGATATTTCAGAAGGAAATAGTCCATCACCGGTCGCGCAGCGTTGCCAGCGCCTGAAGATGCAGGACGAGGACGGGCAGGATCTTGACCAGGGGGCCAAGCGGGTCGAGCCACAGCCGCGGCACCAGTGCGGTCGCGGCAAGGGCATAGAGCACTGAAAGCCCTGCGCCGCCCAGGAGTGCCAGCCGCGAGGTGCGGCGCCAGGCAATCCCGAGGCCGATGGAGAGGTCGGCCAGCGCCCCGGCGAGCGCCAGCGGCAGGGCAAGGGGGCCTGTGCCCGCCTCCTGAAGGAAGGCTTCGCCGGCGGAGGCGGCTGGGCCGAGGGAGATCAAGCCGGTGACGATCCAGAACAGGCTGAGGGCCACCAGCACCACCGGCTTCAGCAGATAAAGCACGGCGAACCAGCGCTCCTGCACGCCGGCCGGCTCCGCCGACAGGGTCGCTGCCAGGGATTGGGGGACAATGCCCGTCGTCGTCTGCCACGCCTGCGGGTCGCCGGCTGCCCCACGGCGGATCTCCGTCAGGATCGTGCTGCGGACCGGCGGGCGCCAGCCGAGCAGCCCGGCGGCATCCCCGAGGCGAAACGCGAGGCCCGCGAGCGTCCCGGAAATGCTCACCGTCCGCGCGGGCGGCCATCCGAGCCAGGCACGATACGCGCGGATGACGTCGACGAAGGACAGATGCTCCGGCCCGGCGAGGTCGAGCACGACCCGGCCCGGTGCGCCAGGACGCAGAAAGAAGGCAACGGTCGAGGCCACATCATCGAGCGCGACGATGTCGAGCGGGCCGGTGCCCTTCACCACCGGCAGAACCGGCAATGTGGCGAGTGCGCGGAACAGGGCGCTGCCGCCATAGGCCCGCCGCCCCACCACGACGGACGGCCGCAGGACCACCCATTCGAGGCGGCTGACCATCAGGGCGGTGTCGCCGACCTGCTTGGTACGGGAGAAGGCGGTGGGCGTGCCGTCATCGAGCCCGATGGCGGAGACCTGGACGACGCGCCGGATACCGGCTTGCTCGCACGCCAGCGCCAGAGCCGCGACGGCCGTCGCATGCACGGCTTCCACGCTCTCGCCCGGAGCGTCCTGCAGGAGGCCGGCGCAATTGACCACGGCATCGAGACCGGCGAGGTGAGGCCTCCAGTCCTGTGCCTTGGCGAGGCGGCTTATATCAAGGTCGTTCCATTCCGCTGCGGGCTGGCTGCGGGCCGCGGTGGCAGTGCGGCGGGCCCAGCCCCGCACCTGGTGCCCTTCCGCCAGGAGGCGGGCGACCACGGTGGAGCCGATGAGACCCGTCGCGCCGAGCACGCCCACACGCATGATCTTCTCCCCGCACGGCCGTTCCCCGCCATCGCCAGGAGCAGGGTCAAGGGCCATCCCATAGCGCAGGCATAGCGCAGGCTCAGCTGAGGCACCAGCGGAGCGCGCCATCACCCCGTGGCCAGGGGCCGAGGTGTAGCCAGCGGCGAGTTCTTCGGAAGTCCTCCTTCCCAATTCAGGTAATTCACTCCGGCACATTCTCTCACGAAGCAGACGCTCCTCTGGCTGCTGCCCCCGGCACCCACACCCCCTCGACGCGCCCTACCAGCCTCTCGGCGGCATGTTCGGTGGTGAACGGGCCTTCGGAGAGGGTTGCCCGTACGCCGGCTTCCGGTAGCGAGTGGCGCGCATACCAGCTGGTACGGGCCGGATCGACGCGCGAGCGCTTCAGGCGCATCGCGCACAGGGCGTAGACGTGGCCGCTCTCCATGCTCAGTGATCTGTAGGAAATCAGGAACAGCTCGCCCTCGGCCGGCTGATGGTCGGCCAGGTCCACCACCGCGAACTCGCCGCGGCGCAGGTGCGGATAGAAGGCGTCATCCGGGACCGGAAACGTCATGTGGCCCGGCGGAAGGGTCGGGAACATCATCAGGGCGCGCAGCTCGGGCTGGTGCTCGAAGGGGATGGCGGGGAAATGGGAAGCCGGTGAGGGCCGGCCGGCGGAGGTGCGGCGGGTCATGATATGCCTCCCTCAAGGAAGCCGAGGGCGGCCTGCATGAGGTTCGGGACGGCCTTCGTGTAGGTGAAGTCCTTGTGCATCTCGATTGCCAGCCGGAGGGCATCCATCGCGCCCTCCTTGGTGGCGGCTACCGGAAGCGGACCTTCGTTCAGGGCTTCCCAAACCGGCGTCGGCTCATCGTCCGGGATGTCGCCGGGGATAGCGTTCAGGCGGGCGCACTCATCACGATAGGCCGCGACGAGCGCTCGCAACGGATCGGCCTCCAAGGCCGTGATGGTGGCCGGCACGGTGAGGAGCGCGGCGGTTGCGCCCTTCAGGAGGGAGCGGCGGGAGGGGCTGCGCTCAGACATGGGCCGCCTCCCTCGCCATGCGCTCCACCTCGCGGAAGAAGGACAGCAGGCATTGATTATCCCACTCTTGCAGATCGGGATGGTTGTCCGGCTTCAAGAGGATGTGGGAGTCATAGGCTGCGACACGCGCTCTGACCGCAAGTCCGGCTACCCCCGTGGCTGGCTTTTCCCTGATCCGTTCCGCGAGCGCGTCCATCGCGTTGAAGAAGGCGTCTTCCCGGTCGATTGCATCATCATGTTCAACGACGACCCTCCGCTTCACGAAGTTGTCGAACGGCTCGCGATTGAGGTCGCCTCTCCGCCGCTCCACAGCGCGGGCGTAACGCTCACGCACCGGCGCGTTGCGCTCCATCTCCGCTTTCAGCAGGACCAGATTGCGCTCGAATTCAGCGCCCAGGCGCAGCAGCTCGGCGTCGGGGTGCTCCGCCGCCTCCGCCTTCGGCAGGACGGCCACAGGCACTGCGAGGGCAGCAACGGTGCCCAGCGCTCCGCCGGCTTTGAGGAAGGTCCGGCGGGTGGTGATGGGCATAGGGGCGGCGTTTGCCGCCGCGGTGGGCTTCGGCATTGGTGTTCTCCGGTGATGTTGGAAGCGGTCAGAGGGGCGGACACGCCGCCGGGCGGGATCAGGCGATGCGGGAAAGGCGAAGGGCTTCGTCGGCGGCCCGCACCTTGGCGAGCATGGCGGGGAAGTCCTCCCATGATGCGAAGGTGGTGCCCGCCCGCTCGGCGAGGGCAGCGTCGGTGGTGGTGAAGGTGAGCGCACCGGCCGGCCCGGTGAGGCGTCCAAACTGGACACCGTTGCGCTTCAGGACGAAGCCGGTCCCATCACGCCGGGCGGTGTAGGTGGCCGCGATGCCGGCGGCGGCCTTCTCATCGCGCACGATCAATTCGAGGGCGTTGAGCCGCTGGAGGTCGGCGCTGCGCTTGCGTGCGGCGTAGGCGTCGCGGGGCTCGGGCGCATTCCGGTAGCGCGCCGCGGTGATGCGAGCGGCATTCAGGGCGTGCTCGGCGCGGCGGATGACCTCGGCTCGGTGGCAGCCGCGCGGCACCGACACGTAGCGCTGCAACACGTCCCACGGCGTCACCGGGGCGTTGCGGGCCTCTTCCCATGCCTGCCGCAGGTGGGCGGCGAAGGTGGGCCGGGTATAGGGCGCCATGGACTGCCGCAGGAGCGACCAGGCGCGGCGCATCAAGAGGGATTTGTTGAGCATGACAGTTGGTCCGGCTTTGATTCAAAGCATCAATATGATACTTATAGATCGAATTGGACCCTTAGTCAACTCTTAAGGATAAATTTAATCCCTATGGATCACTCGACGCTCACAGGAAGGCAGATTGCGGCGGCTCGCGCGCTCGTCGGCCTACCGCAGGCCGAAGTCGCCGCCAGGGCGAACATCTCCGTGCCGACACTGAAGCGCATGGAGGCGAGCGAGGGGCCGGCGGCAGGATTGGCGAACAACGTTGCCGCCGTCATGCACGCACTCGAAGCCGCCGGCGTCATCTTCGTCGCGGAGAACGGCGAGGGGCCGGGGGTGAGGCTGAGGAAGGGGCCTGCCACGTGAGCCGCCGGGCCGCACGCTTCACACAAGCTGACCTAGCTCGCATCTTTGCGGCCGCGAAGCGCACGGGGATGGCTGTCCGCATCGATCTGGTGAACGGCGTCGCCAAGGTCATTCCATATGAGCGCTTGTCGATTCCTTCCGAGGAGCCGAAACCCAAGCGCTTCTCGATCCTGTAGGTAGGGGAGCGAAAACCCCCATGGCCCGCGACAAGAATACCACCGGCCCCACCATCGAGCCGCGCTGCCTGACGCAGCAGCAGGCCGCGGCATACTGCGGCCTCACGGCCAGTGGCTTCGCGGCCTGGTGCCGGCAGGGCATCGTCCCGGGCCCGATACCGGGAACCAAGAGGTGGGACCGTCATGCGCTCGATGCCGCTCTCGACAAGGCCAGCGGTCTGCGCCACGCTGAAACCGAGCCGGAGGATGCATACACGAAGTGGAAGCGAGAAAGAGATGCGGCAAAATCTGCCGGGGCTCGCTAGCGCCGTGAAGCGCTTGGCGGGCCGCTATCGCATATCCCTTGCAACCGCCGGGGCGGCCGAACCTTAGGGCTTGACTTTTTCACATGAGCCATACCGAACTATCGACATAATGATTCTAGGGCCGGCCATGTCCTAGGCTGATGAAAAAACGAACACTTTTGATAGTTGCGGATTCCTGGCATAGGCTACTGCACCGAACGAACGACATAACCAAGCGAGTCGTCGATGGTAATATCGGATGCATCGAAACTGCTCGAAAATCTCCTTGCGCAGCCCCGCGAGTGCGAATGGCTCGAATTTAAAGAAAATAATTTCCAACCAGAAGATGTTGGAGAGTATGTTTCCGCCCTAGCAAATTCAGCGATGCTTCTAGGAGAGCGATGCGGGTATTTAGTTTTCGGAATTGAAGACAAAACCTGCAAAGTCGTTGGAACAAAATTGCGCCTAAAGGACGAAAAGGTTGGCGGAGACTCATTCGAGCACTGGCTAAATCGGCTCCTAGATCCAAGATTGAATGTTTCGATATCGAGTCTTGATTTCAATGGAAAACATATTGAGATGATAATGATTGATCCGGCTTATCAGAGACCGGTTCGGTTTAAAAACACTGCTTACATCAGAATAGATTCGGTGAAGAAGAAATTGATCGAGTACCCCGAACGGGAGCGCTCGTTGTGGTTTTTGACGTCGAAATACCACTACGAAGATGGGATTGCCGCATTTCATCAATCTCAATCAGATATACTTGACAACTTCTTTTGCGATCAGCTTTTAAAGATGCTTGGCGAGCCAAAGCTCAGCGAGAAAGGAATGATCCACCGGCTATTGGTCGAAAACTTGATCAGAGATGACAGGCAGGGCGCCTTTGACGTGACCAACCTTATGGTAATTCTTGCTGCAAAGGACGTGAGTTTATTTCCCAGCGTCCAAAGAAAATCGGTTCGAGTTATTAGATACAAGGGAAACTCTAAACTAGAAGGCTCTCAAGAACAGGTCGGTCAAAGGGGGTATGCAATAGGATTTAAAAGCATGCTTAAATATATTATGTCTCAATTGCCTCAATCCGAGAAGATGCTGCACGGAATAAGAGTTAAAGAATATTTGTGCCCAGAAATTTCTCTTAGAGAATTTATTGCAAATGCGCTGATACACCAGGACTTAACATCGACGGGTGATGGTCCTGTTATAGAAATATTTAACAATCGTGTTGATATCACCAATCCAGGCGCACCATTGGTCGAACCGGAGCGATTTATTGATGCTCCGGCAAAGTCACGAAACGAACGCTTGGCCGGAATAATGCGAAGGCTGGGGATATGTGAGGAGCGAGGTAGCGGCGTGGATCGGGCTCTGGACGAGATTGAGAGGCAAGCGTTACCCCCGCCGCTGTTCACCAAATTGCAAAACTCAACTTCAGTGTCGGTGCTTGGGTCGAAACCTTTCGGGATGATGACCAAGGATGAACGGTCGCGTGCATGCTATCAACATTGCGTATTGCGTTACATATCTCACCAACCGATGAGCAATTCAAGTTTAAGGGCAAGATTTGGTTTGGATAAACGCAATTATACGCAGGTATCTGCCGTAATTAAAGATGCAATGGACGGGGGCCTAATCAAGCCTCTTGATTATGATCAAGCCAATAGAAATGCTCGATATATTCCAGTGTGGGCCTGATCATCATTTAAACAGACCGAGCCCATGCCGCCTGCGCGCGGGCCATGGCGGGCGCGATCCGCGAGGTAGAGGTAGCCTGAAGCTTTGCGGCCGGCGTCGGGTTGCCCGGTGCCGGCCTTGCTGCTGCCCGTGATACGCTGCAGCGCCTGCCCAAGCCCCGGCCGAGGCGAACGAGAGCCGAGCGGCCTGCCCCTGCGGTCGCCCGCCCCCTCAATGCACCGCCTCGCCCTCGCCGAACGTGAGGTGCAGCGTGGCCCGCTCGCCGCAACTCGTTTGCGCGAAAATTACAGCTTGCGAACGTAGAAAGGGATGAAAAAGACGAGACCGGCGGCGATCAGCCCAAGGAGAGCATTCTGGACCGCGGGGGTCCAGAATGGGATCGCATTCAAACGATATACGATCATTGGTTCATCCTGGCATCGCCGCAATGCGGAGGTGTATCCCATATGATCGCAACCGTGTCAGGTACTTTCCCGCGCGATCCAATTGGTGTCAGGGGGCTGGAGTGCTGCGGCCATCCTCAGCCGGCCCAGTACCCTCCGCCCCATACTCCGCGACCCATTCCTCATCCGACATGGGCTTGTCGGTAATCGTGTGGGTGACGTTCACGCTCTCGCTCTCGCTCTCGCTCTTGTCCACCACCAGCCCGTTCAGCTTCGCCACGTCCATCCAGGCGGCGCGCGCCACCGAGAGCCCCGGCGCTCCGCCTTCCTCCTCGGCAGCCGCGGCGATGCGCTTCAGGTGCTCGGTCACGTCCGCCAAGGTGATTTCCGCGCGCATGGCGCCTCTCTCCTGCATCTCGGCAATTCGAGCCCGCACGTCCGGATCGCTCGCCAGCCGGTGGGCGTTCTGGCGGTTCTCGCGAAAGCCGGCCTCGGTGTAGGCTTCCGCCGCCGTCCGGCCTTCGGCCACGAGCTGGGCGAAGCGCTCGCGGCGGCCGTTGCGAAGGGGGGACATGGTCACGGCCCCACGCCCAGCAGGCGCCCGGCCAGTCCGCCGCCTGGCGCGGGAGGGGGCAGGAAGCCGGCCGGCGACGGCGTCGGCGGGCGAGGAGCGCTACCCCGCTGCGGCTGGGGCGCTTTGTTCTCGCCGTCCGATCCAGGCTGCACCGCCGCCCGCATGTAGACGCGGGCAAGGCTGATCGCTTGTCCGCGCGTGGGCGCGTCTGGGACCTTCGCCAGCAGCGCGCGCCCCCGCTCCGGGTTCAACAGCGCGTCCTTCACGATGTCGTCCACGCTCGCGAGGCCGGCCTGTCGCATGGCTTCGATGACGCGGCCAAGGTGGGCGCCACCACCGGCGCCAGCTGCCGCCCCGAGGCCGCCGCTGGCCATACTGCCGGCTGCAGCACCGGCGCTGGCGAGCGCGCCGGGAGAAAGCAGGCGTGACAGCCAGGATTGCGCACCACCGGCCTGCCCTACCGCCAGCGCATCCTGCACCGTGTTGGACTGGCCCGGAAGCTTCACGGCCGCCACCGAGCGGTTGGATCGCTTCAGGTCGACCGCGATGGCGTGGAGTGTCATGATTTCGGGACCGGAAAGCACCGTCTTGAGCGCTGGAGCGGACTGCCGCAGGAACTGCTGGAAGGCGTCAGAACGCATCATGTCCGCGCCAGAGGTCACGCCCTCGGTGTTCCCGATGAACCGCAGGTTGACGTAATCGGCCACGGCCTTGCGCAGGCCCTGCCGCGCCTCCTCGTTGCCGGCGGTTTCGCGGGCAAGGCGGTTCATCTGCTGCACGGCGTCCTGCCGACTGAAGATGCCGCCGATGGTTCGCGTCACGTCCGCCGGGTCCTCCACCCTGAGCAGGCGAGCCACGGCGCC belongs to Xanthobacter autotrophicus Py2 and includes:
- a CDS encoding NAD-dependent epimerase/dehydratase (PFAM: NAD-dependent epimerase/dehydratase; dTDP-4-dehydrorhamnose reductase; Male sterility domain~KEGG: sme:SMb20415 putative oxidoreductase protein) — protein: MRVGVLGATGLIGSTVVARLLAEGHQVRGWARRTATAARSQPAAEWNDLDISRLAKAQDWRPHLAGLDAVVNCAGLLQDAPGESVEAVHATAVAALALACEQAGIRRVVQVSAIGLDDGTPTAFSRTKQVGDTALMVSRLEWVVLRPSVVVGRRAYGGSALFRALATLPVLPVVKGTGPLDIVALDDVASTVAFFLRPGAPGRVVLDLAGPEHLSFVDVIRAYRAWLGWPPARTVSISGTLAGLAFRLGDAAGLLGWRPPVRSTILTEIRRGAAGDPQAWQTTTGIVPQSLAATLSAEPAGVQERWFAVLYLLKPVVLVALSLFWIVTGLISLGPAASAGEAFLQEAGTGPLALPLALAGALADLSIGLGIAWRRTSRLALLGGAGLSVLYALAATALVPRLWLDPLGPLVKILPVLVLHLQALATLRDR
- a CDS encoding conserved hypothetical protein (KEGG: bmb:BruAb1_0291 hypothetical protein) translates to MDHSTLTGRQIAAARALVGLPQAEVAARANISVPTLKRMEASEGPAAGLANNVAAVMHALEAAGVIFVAENGEGPGVRLRKGPAT
- a CDS encoding putative transcriptional regulator (PFAM: AAA-4 family protein~KEGG: psp:PSPPH_0105 carbon storage regulator related protein), with the protein product MVISDASKLLENLLAQPRECEWLEFKENNFQPEDVGEYVSALANSAMLLGERCGYLVFGIEDKTCKVVGTKLRLKDEKVGGDSFEHWLNRLLDPRLNVSISSLDFNGKHIEMIMIDPAYQRPVRFKNTAYIRIDSVKKKLIEYPERERSLWFLTSKYHYEDGIAAFHQSQSDILDNFFCDQLLKMLGEPKLSEKGMIHRLLVENLIRDDRQGAFDVTNLMVILAAKDVSLFPSVQRKSVRVIRYKGNSKLEGSQEQVGQRGYAIGFKSMLKYIMSQLPQSEKMLHGIRVKEYLCPEISLREFIANALIHQDLTSTGDGPVIEIFNNRVDITNPGAPLVEPERFIDAPAKSRNERLAGIMRRLGICEERGSGVDRALDEIERQALPPPLFTKLQNSTSVSVLGSKPFGMMTKDERSRACYQHCVLRYISHQPMSNSSLRARFGLDKRNYTQVSAVIKDAMDGGLIKPLDYDQANRNARYIPVWA